From the Haladaptatus sp. DJG-WS-42 genome, the window GGCCAGAAACTCGCCACGAGCGAGTTCGCTGACGTCATCGTCGAAGAAATCGAAAAACTGGCGTAAGCCAGTTTTTCGTCCCCTCGAACCGCGTTCGAGGAAAATCGAGAAGCTCGCGTAAGCTCGCAGCACCTACGTTTTCTTTTTTCTCACTGGTGAGCCGACGGTGTACCTTTCAAAGCCTGGTTTCTGGGCAATTCGAAGACGGCTGCCGACGGCACTGGGCAGCTTGTGAAAATGCGCATCGCTCGGCGACTGACTCAGTCTTCCATCCACGGCACGTCGAGGCGCGGCGGGCTGAAGATGTCGAGGCCATCGACGGGCACGTCGCCGCGATTTTCTGCGGCGTGGGGTTCGCCGCCGGGGACGACGTAGGATTCACCCGCCGAAACAGAGATTTCTTCGCCATCGACGAGGAAGATGAGCGTCCCCTTCGTCACGTAGCCCGTCTGCTCGTGGGGATGGCTGTGTTCCGGGACTTTCGCGCCAGGTTCGATGTGGAAGTGCTGGACACTCATTTTCTCGCCGGCGGCGAGTTGGGCGAGGTGCACACCGTCGATGGCTTCGACTACGTCGCTGTCTGAAAGGGAGACTGCGTCCATGTGCGTGAGACGATAGCAACCCACAAAAGCATGGCCCTGGGCGGTGGATTCAACTCCCCGCACCGAGTGTGTGTTCGTATGTATGCGGTCGTCGGCTGTAGCAACTGTGGCGCGCTGAAAGTCGTCGAGGGACGCCCGAAGACGACGAACTGTACGAGCTGTGGCAAGCGCCTTCGCTACAAGAAACTGAAGAAATTTATTACGACCGACGACGCGAACGAAGCGCGCCAACACCGCGCGCAGATGCTCGCAAACCGGCAGGGCGAATCCGAGGCGTTCGCCAACGTCGATTCCTTCGGTGAGATGGAATCATATACGGGCGAGTCAATGATTTCAGACGAGGAGTACCTCGAAGGCTCGGGACTTGACGCCGCAGAAATCACGGCGGCGGGCAAGCAGGCGACCGCAAACCACGAGACCATGAGCAAGAAAGACACCGTACTCGCGGCGCTTGCGGAACTCGATTCACCCACGGAAACTGACGTGGTCAAGTTTGCCGAACAGCGTGGGGTCTCACGGGGCTATGTCGAGACGGCGCTTACCAGACTCGTACAGGCCGGAGAAGTGAGTGAAAGTCGGGGCGTCTATCGGTTGTTATAGCTGGCCAACCGCCTGCCAGATGGTGACGGCCGTTGCGATGATGCCAAGCAGGAGCTTCAGCAGGCGCAACAGGCGATAGGCGCGCGATGCCGCTGGCTGGTCGGAACAGGAATCGGTCATTTTCGTACCTCTGTGGAAACGCCCGCTGGTGCTCGCCAGCGGGCGCTATTATTCCAATTTCGAGCACGGTACAATAAACGGGAGCCGTAAGCAGGGTGAAAGTGAAACTGGTTATCGGCCTAACTCGGCATGTGCCGAAGACAGGTGTCTCGACGCCAGTGCCGACAGAAGCGAGAGTTCGCCAGCGAGTGCGCCGGTGGCTATCACTTCCGCCAAGGCGTCTGCGTTCGCACCCGCCGGGTCGCCGCCGCCGCGAAGCCCGAGCACGGAGAGCCCTTCTGCCTGCGTCGGGAGCTTCGTCCCGCCGCCAACGGTACCGACTTCGAGGCTGGCGAGGCTGATGCTCGCGTACAGTTCGTCCTCGCGGGCTTCCGCGGTGACAATCGCATTCGACCCTTCGACAACCTGTGCGGCGTCCTGGCCAGTAGCGAGGAACATCGCGGCCACGGTGTTCGCGGCGTGGGCGTTGAAGCCGAGACTACCAGCTTTCGCGCTTCCCACCAGATTCTTCCGGGTGTTGACCTCCGCTATCGCTTCTGGCGTGGTCTTGAATCGTTCTTCGACGAGTTCACGCGGAATGCGAACGTCGGCGACAACGGTGCGACCGCGGCCCTCGATGGCGTTGATGGCAGCGGGTTTCTTGTCCGTACAGAGGTTCCCCGAGAGCGCGACGAGGGAGGCTGGCGTTTCTTCTTCCACGATGGCGCTCGCGGCTTCGGTGGCGATGGTCGCCATGTTCATCCCCATCGCGTCTTTCGTGTCGTAGCCAAAGCGCAGGAAGACGTTGTCGCCGACGACGTAGGGCGTCACGTCAAGGAGTTCGCCGTGGCTCGTCGTCTCCTCTGCGGCTTCCTTCAACTTGTCCGTGTTCGCGCGGACCCATTCGACGACTTCGACGGATTCGGCCACGTCCTGCACCCGAAACACGGGGGCGCGGGTCATCTTCGACTTGATGACGCGGGCGGTCGAACCGCCTGCGGCGCGGATGGCGGAGAGTCCGCGGTTCACGCTCGCGAGCAGTGCGCCTTCGGTCGTCGCAAGTGGAAGGTAGAACGTTCCTTCTGCTTCGCCTCCGTGGATTGGCACGGGGCCCGCAACCCCGAGAGGAACCTGAATCGCGCCGACCATGTTCTCGATGGCCGAGGCCGCGTCTGCGGCGTCGAAGGCGTACTCGCCTGCCACAGAGAGGTCTGCGCCGGTTTCTTCTTCGACGTACAGGCGGCGGGCGGCGGCAGCCGTGTCCGCGTCTGCGTGCTGTTCGAGTTCGTGAAGCCGAATATCTCCGTCGCGGACGCGGGCGACGAGGTCGGCAGGCTCGGTCATGTTCCTGCCATGACGGGCCGGGCGCGTAACGATTGCGCTTCGCCCGTAGGCTTTTGTCGGCCGAACCTGTCATCGAAGCTATGCCATCCGGCGTGACCGTTCGTGCGGCAGCGTCCGAAGACGTGAGCGCAATCAAGCGTGTCGCGCGGGCAGCCTACGAAGCCGCCTACATGGAGATTATCGGACAACGAGAGATTGACGCGGCGATGACGGCATGGTACAACGACGAGAGGCTCCACGACGCGATTGTGAATCAGGAGACCGCGTACTTCGTCGCTGAAGCCGACGAGGTGGTTGGCTACGCCTCCGGCGGTGGAACAGACGAACTCGGTGAAGGAGAACTCTACAACATCTACGTCCATCCGGAATGGTGGGGCGAGGGCGTCGGCACCCAGTTGCTCTCTGCCATTGAAAATGAACTCACTGCCCGCGGTGTGTCGAGGTTGCAACTCCAAGTGTTCACAGAAAACGACGGGGCACGACGCTTCTACGAAGCGCGCGGATTCACGCGCGTCGGCGAAAAGGAGACCGACCTCTTTACCGGGACGACGACGGGAATTGTCGTGTACGCAAAGGCCCTCTCCTAGCCCGACTTTTTATCGCCACGGCCACAGAACAGGGGGTATGACCGAGGCCGCCGACCGCATCCTGCTAAACGCGGAGGTTCACACGCTCACCGACCCGGACGAAGTTGCAGACGGCGTCGCCATCCGCGACGGGCGCATCGTCCGCATCGACCGCGCCTACGAACTCGACTTTCTGGCTGGCACAGAGACAGAGATTATCGACCTTGACGGCAGCATTGTTCTCCCCGGGTTTATCGACGCGCACACGCATCTGAACATGGTTGGTCGTCGCCTCGTCCACGCCGACTTAGCCGATGCGAATGGCCCCGTTGACTGCCTCTCTCTGCTCACGGAATCCGCGCGCGAGTCGGGCTGGATTCTTGGCTACGGCTACGACGAAAGCGAGTGGGACGACGCCCGTTACCTTACCCGCGAGGACTTAGACGAAGTGAGTACCGACCGACCCGTGGCCGCCTTCCGCGAAGACCTCCACGTCGCCTCGCTCAACTCCGTCGCGCTCGACCAGTTCCTCGATGCCATGCCAGACGAGGACGTTCTCGCAGCGGGCGGCGAGCCAACTGGCGTCGTGGTCGAATCGGCGCTCGACGTGATTTTCGAGGCCACGGAACCCGACGCTGCAGAGATGCGCGACTTGCTGACGGCGGCCCAGCGCCACGCAAATGCCCGCGGCGTCACGGGCGTCCACGACATGGTTCGCAATTCGACCGCGCCCGAGGTGTTCCGCGACCTTGATTTGGAAAATGAACTCACCCTACGCGTCCGCCTCAACTACTGGTCTGACCATCTCGATGCGGCCGTAGAAACCGGCCTCCGGACGAATCACGGCTCTGCGATGGTTGAGACGGGAGCCATCAAGTCCTACACCGACGGCAGTTTCGGCGGGCGCACCGCGAAGCTGTCAACCCCCTATGCCGACGCCGACACGACTGGTCAGTGGGTCGTCACCCCGGAAGAACTCGACACCGTCGTCGGCATCGCAGACCGTGCTGGCTTCCAAGCCTGCGCCCACGCGATTGGCGACGAGGCGATTACTGCGGTTCTCGACGCCTACGAAGAACAGACAGCAGACCCAGAAGCCGCCCGCCACCGCGTCGAGCACGCGGAGCTGCTCACCGACGAGCACATCGAGCGGTTCGCGGAGTTGGGCGTCGTCGCCTCCGTCCAGCCGAACTTCCTGCGTTGGGCCGACGAGAGCGGCCTCTACGACGCCCGACTCGGCGAGCAACGCCGCCGCCAATCAAACCGCTACGCCGACTTGCTGGACGCGGGCGTCCCCCTCGCCTTCGGCTCAGATTGTATGCCCCTCGACCCACTCTTTGGCATCCACCACGCCGTGAACGCACCCGACCCCACCCAGCGCATCTCGGTGACTGATGCACTGCGCGCCTACACGGCGGGCGCGGCCTACGCCGGGTTTGCCGAAGACCGACGCGGAACCATCGAGAAGGGGAAGCAAGCAGACCTCGTCGTGCTCGACCGGTCGCCGTGGGAGCACGCAGACGCAATCGAGGACATCGACGTGACGATGACGCTTGTTGGCGGAGAAGTCGTCTACGACGGGCGGTAGAAAATTAGTTCAACAGCGATTCGCCGGTCATCTTCTCGGGCTTTTCGATACCGATGAGTGAGAGGAGCGTCGGCGCGATGTTCGCAAGCGTGCCGTCTGCGATGACGGTACGGCCGCCGTCGGTGTTTTCTGGCGTGAGATAGATGAGCGGCACCGGGTTCAGCGTGTGTGCCGTGTCCGGGTTTTCGGGGGTGCCCATGTCATCTGCGTTGCCGTGGTCTGCGGTGATGAGGACGTGCCCGCCCGCCTGCTGGACAGCAGCGACGAGGCGACCGAGTTGTGCATCAACGGCTTCGACCGCCTTCACGGCGGCGTCGTAGTCGCCAGTGTGCCCGACCATGTCGGGATTCGCGTAGTTGCAGACGAGCACGTCTGGGTCGTCGGTTTTGATGACCGAGAGCGCCGTATCCGTGACTTCTTTCGCGCTCATTTCGGGTTGCAGGTCGTAGGTCGGAACGTCCGGACTCTGGATGATTTTCCGAATCTCGCCGTCGAATTCGACTTCGCGCCCGCCGTTCAGGAAGTAGGTGACGTGGGCGTACTTCTCCGATTCCGCGAGGCGAAGTTGGGTGAGCCCTGCCGCAGACACGACCGCTCCGAGGGTGTCTTTGGGCTGGTTGGGCGGGAACGCCACGGGGACAGGGAACGTCTTGTCGTACTGCGTCATCGTGACGAGATACGTCTCCGGCGGGTGGGTCTCGAAATCCCATTCGGGGCGGATGTCCGCGAGCATGCGGGTGAGCTGGCGGCCGCGGTCTGAGCGGAAGTTGAAGAAGATGACCGCGTCGCCGTCTTCGAGGGCCGGGCCGCCCTCAATGAGCGTTGGCTCCACGAACTCGTCTGTATCACCGCGCTCGTAAGACGCTTCGACCGCCTCAACGGCGGAGGCGGCGGTGTACGGCGCGTCTCGGTTCACGATGGCGTCGTAGGCGCGGCGAGTGCGCTCCCAGTTCTGGTCGCGGTCCATCGCGTAGTAGCGCCCGGTGACGGTTGCCACGTTCCCAGTTCCCGCGTTTGTGGCGTGCGCTTCGAGGTCGGTGAGGAACTGTTGGCCCCCTCTCGGCGCGGTGTCACGGCCGTCGGTGAAGGCGTGGGTCACGGCGTCGATATCCCGATCTGCGGCGATGTCGATGAGCGCGTGGAGGTGACTCTGGGCAGAGTGGACGCCCCCGTCGGAGACGAGTCCCATGAAGTGGACGCGGCCGCCCGACGCCTCGGCGTGGTCGAACGCGTCCTGAATCGCGTCGTTCGTGGCGAACGAACCGTCGGCGATGGCGTCTTCGATGCGGGTGAACTCCTGCATGACGACGCGGCCTGCGCCGATGTTGAGGTGGCCGACTTCGCTGTTCCCCATCTGCCCTTCGGGGAGGCCAACGCGACGGCCGGAGACGGTCAGTTCGCCGTACGCGCCCGCTTCCGTGAGGCGGTCGAAATTCGGCGTGTCCGCGCCTTTCACCGCATCCAGCCGGTCGTGGCTCCCGAGTCCCCACCCGTCTAAAATGATGAGCGCCGCTTTCATGTGCGTGGAATTTTCGGCCACGGTAAATAGCGTGCTGGTCGGCGAAGGACTAACCTGTCGGCTGTCGTAGCCGTTCGTATGCTGGAGGTCCGTGGGTGTTAGTCGAAATACTGCTCTTTCTTGGTGGCCTCGCGCTGCTCGTTTACGGCGCGTCGCGCGCCGTCGGTGAGGCAAGTAACCTCGCACTGTACTACGGCGTCACGCCGTTTTTCATCGGCGTGACGGTCATTTCAATTGGGACGTCAGTACCAGAAATGGTCACCTCCGTCCTCGGGGCACGACTCGGCGCGGGCGACATCGTCGTCGGGAACATCGTCGGCTCAGAAACCTCCCAAATCACCCTCGCCATCGGCATCGTTGCGTTGGTCGCCCCCGTCGTCGCCACCCGCCGCGAGGTGCTCGTGTACGGCGGCGGCATGGTGCTTTCTATGGTCATCATGATGCTCGCGCTTGACGACGGGGCGCTCACCTTCTCAGAAGGCGTGTTGATGATGCTCGCCTACGTCGAGTTCATCTACATCCTCTATACGAACGCGGGCGGCGAGGAGATAGCAGAAGAAACCGTCGAACGACAGACACCCCGCGAAACTGTCCCGTGGATTGTGGTTGGGCTTATTTTCGTCGTCGTGGGCGGGCAGCTGATGGTCACGAACGCGATTTCGCTCGCCCGCCTCTTTGGTATCTCTGAGTACTTGATTGGCCTGCTCACCGGCCTCGGGACGACCGCGCCGGAAATCGCGGTTGCGGGCATCGCCGCCTACCGTGGCAACGGCGGGATTTCGGTGGGTGCGTTGCTCGGGAGCAACATCACCGACCCCGTGTTCTCCCTCGGCGTTGGCGCGCTCGTTGCAGACGTGGTCGTCGATACGGCGGCGATTTCAACCTCGCTCACCTACATGCTCGGTGTCTCGATTCTCGTCCTCGCGCTCATGTACTGGCGGCGCGGCCTCGGGCGGTGGGAGGCACTCGTCTGTATTCTGCTCTACCCGGTGAGCCTCCTGTTTCACTGAGCGATTACCCCGGTGTTTTTCTCGCGGGCCGCAGATGAACGGGATATGACACTCGACCCGGTCCACTTCGACGGCATCGCGGATCTGGCCCGCCGGATCGAGCAGGACGTGGATGCGAGCGACCACCGCGCGTTCGCAGAGACCGTCTGGAACGAGTTTTTAGACCCGCTCTGGGACGGCAATACGAAAGTCCTCGAACCGCTCGACAAGGTGGCCAGAAAGCGCATTGACATCGCCGATGTCGCTCTCTGTGATGACCGCTTTGAAACGTGCCACGGCATCGACTCTGGCACCATCAACCCGACGACGTTCAAAAACGGGCTGGTCATCGACGTGGCCCAAGCGGCGATGAGTGCGGTTCCCTCTGATTTAGCGCTCCACCGCTCACGGACGATGGTTGCCACCGTTCACACGAACGACACGGCGGGCACGTTCGACGAGGACTGGTCGATGTTCGACGACGGCTACAGTCGCGCTCGGCTGTTCAAAGTCCCGCGCGTGAGTCGCTACGAGGGGGCCGTCGTCCACGCGCTCGCGCTCTATCTCGCAGAGAGCAAACACGCCCTGTTGCAGGCCGACGTGGTCGAAAACCTGCTCGTCCTCGATGGGCCAATCTACCCGAAAGGCCTGTTGAACTGGGAGAATCGGCATCCCGAACTCCGCGAGTTGCTCGTAGAGGACAAGCGACCGCGTGACGTGGTCGAAAACTACGTCCGGTTGGTCGAGCGCTTTGCAAACAGAGAGATTCCGCTCATCGGCTTCGTGAAAAACACCTCGACGAAGGCCATCACGAACGCTGTCCGCGGAAAAGCAGAGGCCCCGTGGGTCAACGACGCCGCCTTCTTCGCAAAAGTGCTCGAACGCCGGGCAGACGACGAGCGCCTGACCGATTGCCTGACATTCACCAATTGGTTCATCTCGCGAGGCGGCGCAGACGAGACGTTTTCGGTGAAAGGCGACGCGCTCGACATCGACCGCGAACTGCCAGCCGAACAGTACGAAGTGACGTTCTTCATCGTCTACGACCCACGCCAAGACCTCGTGTACAAGGTGGAAGCGCCGTACGCGTTCACGAAAGACGAGGAACTGCGAGAGCAGCTCACCATGCAACTGCTCTGTGACGTGGCGCGCAATCGTGGGCCACCAAAGGTCATCGGAAAGGCGGACGAACTCGCGCGCATCAGCCAGCAAGAGAAAGAATCACTCAAACAAAAACTCGAACAGACGTTCCATGCAGACCGTGAGCGCACCTACGACGACGTGCGCTGGGGACTCGATTATTAAGTTTCCGGGTGAACTTTCGACAGTTCGAAATCGACGTCACTCGACGGAAGGCCAAGCCGCGCAAACTGCGTGCGGATGTGGTCGTAGGCATCGCGGATGGCTTGCTCGCGCGTCTCGAAGCCGTGTGGTGAGGGCGCTTCGAAGGCAACGCGGCGTTCTTCGTCGTTGATGGTCTGGACCTGTCCGCCGCTTTCAACCTCGTAGAACGAATCACACACCCAGACGTAGGGCGCGCCGTCGTCCGGCGCACCGCGGTAGGTTGGCGGGCGCTCGCCGCGCTCGTACAGCGTCCCGGTCAGCGTCGTCCCACCGGCGTGGCCACGAATAAGCAGCATAGGATATGTTTGGTTCGCTGAACATATACGATTGGCTGTACCTCTAGGAAGTAATGAATTGGATTGTTGAGCAGTTAGCACGGCACACGGCGAGCGCGTCGTGGGAAACGGATTTGTGGGAATGGTGTGATTGGGGCATATGACCGACCTCGGTGACTTCAACGATTTCGACCCCGACGACGGGGACGTTGAAGCGACAACCGCGACGGAGAGCGATTTTGAGCCCGTGACCGTAGAGGGCGTGGGACCAGACCGCGGCATTGGCACGCTCGCTGTCTCCGCTGGCCTCTCGATTGGCGAAGACCGCGACGAGACGTGTCTCAGAGCCTACGTGACCGCGAAAAACCGCTCTGACGTGCGTATTGGAAAATATCTCCTCATCTCCTATCCCGACGGCGAGAGCCTCTTTTGCCGGATTACGACGCTCGAATACGCCCAAGAGTACTACACCGACGACGCCACCGAGATTCACGCCCGCCGCGCGATGCGCTCTTCTGGCATCGACGAACACGACTACAAGTTCATGGCCTCGCTCGAACCCATCGCGGTGCTCTACGAGGACGACGGCGAACTCAAACGCCGGATGACCGACCGCGTCCCGAAGCCAGAAACCGTCGTGCGCGAGGCAACCGACCAGACAGAAATCAAGACCGGCCTCAAGATTCCAGAGGAAGGCGTCTTCCTCGGGCACCTCTCGGTCGGTGGCGAGAAAGTCCGGACGGGCGCAGAGCCACCGACCATCGACTACCGCGTCAAGGACAACTACGAGTCGGGTGACCCGCTCGTGTTTCGCCACACGCTGATTGCGGGTGGGACGGGGTCGGGGAAAACCCACAGCGCGAAAAACGTCCTCAGGCAGTATCTGAGCGAGGCACGCACCTACCCAGTCGAAGCCGGGAGTTCACAGGAGCGCCGGATGGCCGTCGTCCAGTTCGACCCCCAGGACGAGTATGCCCAGATGCACGACGACAACCCGGAGATGACCACGGAGTTCGCTCGGCGGTGTGAACGCGAGAACATCGCCCACGGCGGCCACGAGGACACCATCGCGTTCATCCCGAAAGTCGAGGGGTCGAACTACGCCGCAGACCACCACCGCGCAGAGCAAGTCGAGTTCACCATCCCGTTCTCGCTCGTGCGCAACAACCGCTGGCTCGTCGCGGGCGGGAGTCTCAACGACAACCAGTACAACGCCCTCGACTTCCTCTTAGACCGCTACTTTAGAACCGGCTCTACGCACACCTATCGCGGCTTCCTCTCGTTCCTTGACGACCCCGCCCTGCGCGAGGAACTCGACGAGAGCGGGCGCGTCCACGAGGCCACCTTCGATGCCGTCCACCGCCGGGTGCGCTCCTCGGCGTTCAACAGTGTGTTCGACCAAGACGCAGCGCCGATTACTGAGCAGATTCACCGCCTCGTGCGGGCCGGCGGCCTCACCGTGATTCCGACCTACCACGTCACGAATAGCCGTGCGACCGAAGTCATCGTCCTCGCGGTGGCAAGCCTGCTCATCGACCAGAAACTCTCGAACGACCCGCAGTTCGACCGCATCAAGGAGACGCCGCTCGTCGTCGGGATGGACGAGGCGCACAACTTCCTCGCAGATGCGGAGAGTGCCCAAGCGCGCAAGGTGATAGGCAAGTTCACCGAAGCCGCAAAACAGGGCCGGAAAGAGCGCCTTGGCCTCTTTCTCATCACCCAAGACCCACAGGACATCGCCGAACCGGTGTTCAAGCAGGTGAACACGAAAATCGTGCTGAATCTGGGTGATGTAGACGCCATCAAGAGCGTGAACATCCCCGCGAATTTAGAGAAGAAAGTGCCCTACATGGAGAAAGGCCAGATGGTGATTTACTCGCCGGACAACTCAGAGCCGGTCGAGTTGATCGGGCTCTCTAAATGTCTCACCCGACACGGCCGGGGCGCGTAGGGGTAACGAGTCTTTTTGACGGCTGGGGACGTATCAGATGCTATGGGAAAGCGCCTGCTGATTCCGATGGACGGCTCAGAGCAAGCCGTCCACGCGCTCCAGTTCGGCCTCAAAGAGTTTCCGAGTTCGGACATCACCATCCTCCACGTCATCAACCCAATGGACACCGGCTTTAGCCCGCAGGCGTCGCTCCCCGGCTACGCAGAGGAGTGGTACAAAAACGCAGAAGAGAACGCAGCTGAGATTTTCACAGAGGCGGACGATATCGCAGGCGAGTTCGACCGCGGCGTCGATACCGAACAGGTCGTCGGACGGCCAGCCCGTGAAATCGTCACGTACGCGAAGGACAACGACGTCGACCAAATCGTGATGGGAAGTCACGGGAGAACGGGTGTTTCGCGCATTCTCCTCGGGAGCGTCGCTAAAAACGTCGTCAAACGGTCGCCAATTCCGGTGACCGTGGTTCGCTAAAAAGAGGGAGTTACATCCCGATTTTTTGCAGGTCGTCCGGGAGGACGCCGAGCTGTTGGGCGTAGTTTAAGCTGTCGTCGATGACCCAGAACTCTGCGAGTTTGCCGTCTTTGATGCGGTGGAACGCCACGCCCGACGAGCGGTAGTGCTTGCCGGTCGGGTCGATGCCCGCGAGTTCACCACGGGTGAGTTCGCCCGTGAACGTGCCTTCTTCCATGAAGCGAAGGACGACAACGTCGTCTTCTGCGATGAGTTCTTTGGCGTCAACGGTGAAGTCGGGGAAGGCCGTCCGCCACGCTTCGACGTGCTTTTGGAAGCCCTGTGGCCCGGTTGCGACCGTGTTGCCGTCGTCGTCAAGGACGCGGATGTCGTCGTGGGCGAGTTGCGAAAGCGACTCGAAGTTCCCTTCGTTCCAGCACTCTTTGAGCGTGCGCTCTACGATTTGTTTGTTCTGTGCGGCTGTTGAAACTGCCATATTGTCCCTCCAATCGTCTCTCTGGCGTGCCCCGCCCGCAGAGACGTATAGGTAGTTCGTCGGCTGAGACGATAGCCGTAATTCAAGGGTTTGGGAGGGTCTGTGCGGCTTGCAGGATGGATTTGCGGTAGAGCGGTCGCTGTGCAGTTGGCGTCAAGCACTCTAATCGAACGCGCCAGCGGCGCGTTCGGCTTTTTCATGCAAGTTTTTGCCAGCGGGGGTTGCGAAGCAACCCCCCGCCGGAAAAAGTTGCTAGAAGATATTCGCCTGCTGATACACACTAATCCCGGTGCCCGTAATCTCGTAGGGTTTGGTCTCCCGGGAGTGGTTCGCGTTACGGATTTTCTGGATTTCGACGGCCAGTCGCGTTTCGCGGAAATCAGAGGGGCGGACGTACTGGAGGATGAACACGGCGTCGGTGAGGTACTCAACAATCCCGTGGCGCGAAGCGTAGGGATTGTCGTCGCTGGCTTCGCTCGTGAGCATCGTCGTGATACCGGCTTGCTTGAGCGCGCGGGTGAAGTTGAAAATCTCGGTGCGGCGCTTTGCCTGCTGGTCGTACATCATTTCGAGCAAGGAGACGGAGTCGAGGACGAACCGCGACGCGCCGAACTCGGAGATGAGTTCAGGGAGTTCAGACCGGATGTTGTCGAGGCTGTTTGCCATCTCGACGGGGTCTAAGTCGATGACGGCGAGTTGGTCGTTTTCGATGTAGGTGTCGAAATCGTAGCCTTTCTCGACCGCGGTGTTGATGACCTGTTCTTGGCTCTCTTCTAAGGTGATGTAGATGGCTTTTTCGTCGTTTTCGAGGGCGTGGTGGAGAAACTGGAGCGCGAACGTGGTTTTGCCCGTCCCGGCGCTCCCGATGGCGACCATCAGCGAGCTTTCGGGAACCCCGCCTTGAATCATGTCGTCTAAGCCGAGAATCCCGATGTCGATACGCGGGATGTTCGAGTCGAGCGCCTCGTCATCGAAGTTTGCGTTGCCACCCGAGCCGCTGGGGCCAGGGGCGTTTCCGAAGGCGCTTGCAAAGTCGTCATCGAACAGCGAGTCGTCGTCAAGCCCGAACGAGTCGTCACCGCCCATCCCGAAGTCGGCGTCACTGCCCATGCCAAACTCGCCGTCTCCACGTTCATCCATGCCGAACGCGGCTGCGTCATCAAAGCCGTCACCGTCGGCTGGGTCCGCGTCTTGTGGGTGGTCGAGTTGCTCGCTCGATGCGTCTGCGGTCGAATCTGCGTCAGTGTCGTCGCCTGCGTCGTCCGAGAGGCCGCGTTCGAACCAGTCGTCACCCTTGTCAGTCGGCTGTTCGTCCTCGCTCACGAACACCACCTCATGACTGGCCGCTGAGACATACGCTGACCTCGCGCCGATGCCTGATTAATGTTGCCCGAACGTGGGCAGATTTTTACACCGCCAGACGAATCGCCACACATGAGAGTCGGTATCGTCGGCCAGCGCGGAAATCCACGGGCGGCGTCGCTCACCGACGAGATTCGCGAGAGTCTCCTCGCTGAGGGCGTGGACGTCTGGATTGACGAGGAGATGGCCACAGCCCTCGACATCGAAGGCCACGACATTCCGTCGATGAACGAGTGTGACCTCGTCGTGAGCATCGGCGGTGACGGCACGTTTCTGTTCGCCGCCCGCGGTGCTGAGGCCACCCCCGTCATGGGCGTGAATCTCGGGGAAGTGGGCTTTCTCAACGCGGTTTCGCCCGAGGAAGCGGTCGAGGCCGTGTCGAAAGAGGTCGCGCACTTCCGCGAGGCGGGCGAGATTCGTACGCGGTCGATTCCACGCTTACAAGCCGAAGGCGACGGCTGGGAACTCCCGCCTGCGCTCAACGAAATCGTCATCCAAGGCGACCAACGCGGCCACGGACAGGGGCTCAGC encodes:
- a CDS encoding universal stress protein, translated to MGKRLLIPMDGSEQAVHALQFGLKEFPSSDITILHVINPMDTGFSPQASLPGYAEEWYKNAEENAAEIFTEADDIAGEFDRGVDTEQVVGRPAREIVTYAKDNDVDQIVMGSHGRTGVSRILLGSVAKNVVKRSPIPVTVVR
- a CDS encoding ester cyclase; protein product: MAVSTAAQNKQIVERTLKECWNEGNFESLSQLAHDDIRVLDDDGNTVATGPQGFQKHVEAWRTAFPDFTVDAKELIAEDDVVVLRFMEEGTFTGELTRGELAGIDPTGKHYRSSGVAFHRIKDGKLAEFWVIDDSLNYAQQLGVLPDDLQKIGM
- a CDS encoding DNA double-strand break repair nuclease NurA, which produces MTLDPVHFDGIADLARRIEQDVDASDHRAFAETVWNEFLDPLWDGNTKVLEPLDKVARKRIDIADVALCDDRFETCHGIDSGTINPTTFKNGLVIDVAQAAMSAVPSDLALHRSRTMVATVHTNDTAGTFDEDWSMFDDGYSRARLFKVPRVSRYEGAVVHALALYLAESKHALLQADVVENLLVLDGPIYPKGLLNWENRHPELRELLVEDKRPRDVVENYVRLVERFANREIPLIGFVKNTSTKAITNAVRGKAEAPWVNDAAFFAKVLERRADDERLTDCLTFTNWFISRGGADETFSVKGDALDIDRELPAEQYEVTFFIVYDPRQDLVYKVEAPYAFTKDEELREQLTMQLLCDVARNRGPPKVIGKADELARISQQEKESLKQKLEQTFHADRERTYDDVRWGLDY
- a CDS encoding sodium:calcium antiporter gives rise to the protein MLVEILLFLGGLALLVYGASRAVGEASNLALYYGVTPFFIGVTVISIGTSVPEMVTSVLGARLGAGDIVVGNIVGSETSQITLAIGIVALVAPVVATRREVLVYGGGMVLSMVIMMLALDDGALTFSEGVLMMLAYVEFIYILYTNAGGEEIAEETVERQTPRETVPWIVVGLIFVVVGGQLMVTNAISLARLFGISEYLIGLLTGLGTTAPEIAVAGIAAYRGNGGISVGALLGSNITDPVFSLGVGALVADVVVDTAAISTSLTYMLGVSILVLALMYWRRGLGRWEALVCILLYPVSLLFH
- a CDS encoding KaiC domain-containing protein, which codes for MSEDEQPTDKGDDWFERGLSDDAGDDTDADSTADASSEQLDHPQDADPADGDGFDDAAAFGMDERGDGEFGMGSDADFGMGGDDSFGLDDDSLFDDDFASAFGNAPGPSGSGGNANFDDEALDSNIPRIDIGILGLDDMIQGGVPESSLMVAIGSAGTGKTTFALQFLHHALENDEKAIYITLEESQEQVINTAVEKGYDFDTYIENDQLAVIDLDPVEMANSLDNIRSELPELISEFGASRFVLDSVSLLEMMYDQQAKRRTEIFNFTRALKQAGITTMLTSEASDDNPYASRHGIVEYLTDAVFILQYVRPSDFRETRLAVEIQKIRNANHSRETKPYEITGTGISVYQQANIF
- a CDS encoding ATP-binding protein, whose product is MTDLGDFNDFDPDDGDVEATTATESDFEPVTVEGVGPDRGIGTLAVSAGLSIGEDRDETCLRAYVTAKNRSDVRIGKYLLISYPDGESLFCRITTLEYAQEYYTDDATEIHARRAMRSSGIDEHDYKFMASLEPIAVLYEDDGELKRRMTDRVPKPETVVREATDQTEIKTGLKIPEEGVFLGHLSVGGEKVRTGAEPPTIDYRVKDNYESGDPLVFRHTLIAGGTGSGKTHSAKNVLRQYLSEARTYPVEAGSSQERRMAVVQFDPQDEYAQMHDDNPEMTTEFARRCERENIAHGGHEDTIAFIPKVEGSNYAADHHRAEQVEFTIPFSLVRNNRWLVAGGSLNDNQYNALDFLLDRYFRTGSTHTYRGFLSFLDDPALREELDESGRVHEATFDAVHRRVRSSAFNSVFDQDAAPITEQIHRLVRAGGLTVIPTYHVTNSRATEVIVLAVASLLIDQKLSNDPQFDRIKETPLVVGMDEAHNFLADAESAQARKVIGKFTEAAKQGRKERLGLFLITQDPQDIAEPVFKQVNTKIVLNLGDVDAIKSVNIPANLEKKVPYMEKGQMVIYSPDNSEPVELIGLSKCLTRHGRGA